Proteins from one Salarias fasciatus chromosome 14, fSalaFa1.1, whole genome shotgun sequence genomic window:
- the vma12 gene encoding transmembrane protein 199 — translation MASAFVVGDKFRKKVRELLEDSENSGNSDSCLPETLRGELIQLLDSPETVTLSFSTARQLKKYLQDAGHPFYLHELLEDSVLHLPEVVKPPRNPELIARLEKIKAKLANEEYNKITRNVNTQEIQRNGTLADFGRDVRSAKAVVVTVFNFLVTVVATFACSYMGSQYLFTETTARVISAVIAASVVGLAELYVLVRTMEGELGEP, via the exons ATGGCTTCTGCTTTTGTAGTGGGAGATAAATTCAGGAAGAAGGTGAGAGAACTGTTGGAAGACTCGGAAAACTCTGGAAACTCAGACTCATGTCTGCCTGAAACACTGAGAGGAGAGCTGATCCAGCTCCTGGACAGCCCGGAAACAGTCACCCTTTCCTTCAGCACCGCCAGACAGCTCAAGAAGTACCTCCAGGATGCAG GTCATCCTTTTTACCTGcatgagctgctggaggacagcgTTCTGCACCTGCCCGAGGTCGTGAAGCCGCCCAGA AACCCGGAGCTGATCGCTCGTCTGGAGAAGATCAAGGCCAAGCTGGCCAACGAGGAGTACAACAAGATCACACGAAACGTCAACACACAG GAAATCCAGCGGAACGGGACTTTAGCAGACTTTGGACGGGACG TGCGCTCGGCCAAAGCCGTGGTGGTGACGGTCTTTAACTTCCTGGTGACCGTCGTGGCCACGTTCGCCTGCTCCTACATGGGCAGCCAGTATTTGTTCACCGAGACCACCGCG CGGGTGATATCGGCCGTGATCGCGGCGTCCGTGGTGGGCTTGGCCGAGCTGTACGTCCTGGTCCGCACCATGGAGGGCGAGCTCGGCGAGCCGTAG